From Pseudomonadota bacterium:
GGAGGGCGCCTTTGAGGGAGGAAGAATCGCAGTCTCAGCGGGACAGCTGATCCAGTTCGCAGCGCAGCTCCGACCTTCTTGTCTTGAGCGCATCCACATCTGGCTTGCCGCTGGGCATCCGTTCCAGCTCAAGCTCAATCTTTCCCAGTTCGACCATCAGGTCGTGTAGCGTGGCGACGCGCTGGGTCCGATTGCCTGCTTGAGTCACGGCTAACATCCTGTGTAGCTACCCATCCGATCCTGCGGTGATAACAAAGCAATTGCTGTGCCAATCTGAAGTATTGCCGACAAACGTGGCAGTCGAGGCGCTCAGCGACAACATTGGGGTGGTTTGGCGCCCAAATAGTGACGCGTCACGTCAGTTTTTGCCCCACTTAAACCGGCTACCGCGTCCATAAATGCAGGAGTGAACGGCCTTGCTGGACGTCAGGGTGTCGGCTGCTTTTCCAGCCGCTGCCCGCTGCGGGGTTTCCGAAGCACCTTGCCGCCATTGCCGAAACGAAAGGGCAGGGATCGGGTTCGACCCCAGGTATCGGCCCGATAGACCGCAAAGTGAAGATGGGGCATCGTGCTGTGGCCGGTGTTGCCCGACAGGGCGATGGGCTGACCGGCGCTGATCCGGTCCCCGACATCCACCAGCGCCCCGTCTTTTTTCAGGTGGTAATACTCGCCGGTAGTGCCGTCGTCGTGCAGGATCACCACAAAATTGGCGTAGCGGCCGCAGCCTTTCTCCCAGCAAGCCTTGTTGTGGCGCTCGCGGACCCTCACTACGACGCCCCCGCGCGCCGCGTTGATCTGACTGCCGACGGGCATATCAAAATCCACCGCGTAGTGCTCCCGGCCGGTATGAGAAAAGCGGGATCCGAATCCCTGCACAATCCGCCAGCGCTCGCCGACGGGAAACGGCAGCTGGTAAAGAAATTGGTCGTCGTGATCGACGGTTTGCAGGCCCACCGTCCAATCGAACCAATACTGGTAGCGGTAACGCTTACCTTCCTGCTGGCGGGTGTAGGCGGCCAGCTTGCTGCGCTCCTCACCCTGTAGCGACACCGTGACGCTACCGTTCGGCCCTTTCAGGTTGCTGGTCTCAGCGCGGAAGCTCAGGGTCAAAGGCCAGGGCTTTAAGTTTCGCGCAAAGAAGTTGATGCCGTCAGCGTGTTCCTCCGGCTCGACGCAAACCCAATCGTCCATGCAGGAGGGATCCGCGGCGTTCGCGCCCCAGCTGAGCAGGAGGAGAAGAAAAACCGCCAGGGAAGCGTGGCGATAAGCTGAATGACTGATAGCATGCACCGCGTTCTTCTGACACCACCGCTATCGTGAAGTTTCAGCTCAACCCTCAACAGCAGGCCGCCGTCGACTGTTGCGACAAGCCGCTGCTGGTGCTGGCCGGTGCCGGCAGCGGCAAGACCGGCGTGATCACCCGTAAGGTTGTCCACCTGGTCCGCGGGCAGGCGCTGCTGCCTGAAAAGATCGCTGCGATCACGTTCACTCGCAAAGCCGCCCGTGAGATGCGTCAGCGCGTCGCTCGACAGCTCGGCGACCAGGCTGCCCAGGTCTGGATCTCGACCTTTCACGCGCTGGGCCTGCGGATTTTGCGGGAGGAGGCTGAACGCCTCGGCTATCGGCCGGGTTTCAGTATCTTCGATCCGCAGGACAGCCTCACGCTGCTGCGGGAGATCCTGCCCGACAGCGCCAGCCGGGATGATCTGGAGCGCATCCGCTGGCAGATCAGCGCCTGGAAAAACGAGGGGCTCGGGCCGGACGACGCACCCGGCGAGCCGAATACGCTCGAGGTATTTCGTGGCTATCAGGAGCGGTTGAAACACTACAACGCGTTTGACTTTGACGATCTCGTGGCGCAGCCCGGGGCTCTGCTGGCGAGCGATGCCGACTGCCGCGAGCGCTGGCAGTGGCAGTTTCGCCACGTGCTCGTCGACGAATGTCAGGACACGAACAGCTGCCAGTATCGGCTGCTGCGGCTTTTGATCGGCGCGCGCACGGGCCTGACTGCGGTGGGTGACGACGACCAGTCTATCTACGGCTGGCGGGGCGCCCGGCCGGACAACCTCGAGCAGCTGCAGCGCGATTTTCCTGAACTGTCGATCATCAAGCTGGAGCAGAATTACCGGTCGAGCGGGACTATTCTCAAGGCCGCCAACGCGCTGATCGCACACAACCCTCACACCCTTAGCAAGGCGCTGTGGAGCGAACTCGGCGTCGGTGATCCGGTGGCGCTGCGCCCCTGTCAGGACCCGGCTGACGAGGCTGATCAGGTGGTGGCCGCCATTCTCGAACGAAAGTTTGCCCGCAAGGCGCAGCCTGGCGACTTCGCCATCCTCTATCGATCCAACCATCAGGCGCGAGCGCTGGAGCAGGCGCTGCGCGGCCACCGGCTGCCCTATCGGGTATCAGGCGGCCCCTCGTGGTTTGAGCGTGGCGAGATCAAAGATCTGATCTGCTACCTGCGGCTGCTCGCCAACGAGCGGGATGACGCGGCGTTCCTGCGCGTGATTAATCGTCCGCGACGGGAAATCGGTGCGGGTACGGTCGACAAGATCGCCGAGGCTGCAGCCCGTCGGGGCGGCGCTCTACTTGCCGCGAGCCGTCACCTGCCGGCCAGGGTAGCCGCTCGTCCCGCCGCCCGCGTGCGTGATTTTGTCGAGTGGCTCGACGAGCTCAAGGAGAGTTCCCTGACACCCGGCCAGATGCTGGAGCGCGTTGTCGATGAAACCGGCTTTCGCGATTTTGTTGCCCGCGAGGCCGGTGATGAAGCGACCGGACGATCTCGAGCCCGCTCGGTGGACGAGTTTGTTAAGTGGGTTTCGGGGATGGAGGGCGGCCTGACCGAGGTCATCCAGCAGCTCTCCCTGGGTGATGAAGATTCCTCGGACGATAACGACGATCGCGTGCGGCTGATGACGCTCCATGCCGCCAAGGGTCTGGAGTTTCCTCACGTCTTTATGGTCGGCGTGGAGGAGGGGGTGTTACCGCATCGAAACTCGCTGGACGATGGCCAGCTCGAGGAAGAGCGTCGGCTGATGTACGTCGGTATCACGCGGGCCCAGCAGAGCCTGACGATCAGCTGGTGTCAGGCGCGCCGGCGTTTCGGCGAGGTGTCCGACGAGGGCGTCAGTCGATTTGTGGCGGAGATTCCCGAAGAGCTGGTGCACCGTCACGGCGCACAGGACGTCAGCAGCCCGCAGACCGCCAAAGCTCACCTGGCCGGACTGCGGGACATGCTCGGAGACCTTTAATCAACCGTTGAAAAAAGCCATCCATGGCCCATGCTCATAACGATGGCAACGACGCCAAGTGAAAAATGTGATTTTCACTTGGCTCACATTTTCAATGGCTCTTAGCCATCGAAAATGCCGGCACATCCCTGTGCCGCTGTAGCGCGCCGAAGAACTCGGTTCTTCGGCTCGCTAATTGGAAAAGACGTCGCCCAGTCGGATGAAAAAGGTGCCGTCCCCTTCCTCGCCCATACCGACACCTATGTACAGCGGTCCCAGCGGCGATCGGTAGCCAAAGTACAGGCTGCCGTGGAGCAGGGCGGAGTCGAAGCTGATGTCGGAGCGATCGTCCCAGACGTTGCCGAGCTCCACCGTGCCACCCAGGTAGGCGGGGAACAGGCCGCCGCTGTTGAGGGCGTAGCGATAGCCGGCGATGCCCAATGCCAGGTGCTGGCCAGACAGCTCGTTGAATTCCAAACCCGACAGGTTGCCGAATCCGCCGGCGCGGAACTCACCGTAGATCGGCGCGTTGCTGTCGATGGTGGTGTTGAAGGTGCCCCCCAGCAGGAGATGGTGACGATCGCGCAGGAGCCAGTTGTAGAAATAGGTGGAGGTGACCTGGCGGAAGTTGGTGTCCGCACCGAGGGCACCGGATTCGCCGAGCATCTCGATCTCTCCAAAGCCCCCCGTGTCGGGAAAAAACAGATCGTTCAGATGGTCGTAGCGAAAGCGGGCAAACCACTCACCCAGGTCGAAATCCACGTTGGGGATTCCGAGGTCGCCCACGCTGACCTCGCTGTCTCCGGTGCCGAGCCTCAGACCCACGCTGAAGTCGGCTGAGTTGCCGAACTCTTTGCCCGCGCTGAATTCCAGCTGAGCCTGATCGACCAGGATTTCAGCCTGCCGCTCGCCGTCTTCAAAGACGCGAAACTGGTCGCGCCGGATTTCCGCCCGTGCCGTCAGATACCAGGGCGCGCGAGCCTGGAAGGGTTTGTACAGCTCGGTGAACAGCGCCGGCTCCTCGCCGATCTGGACGACAGTCCGCCAGTCCCCGCCGAGCTCGTCAATATCGGTCTTCAGTAGGCCGAACCGAAGATTGAACGCATTGTCGTTGGCGTCAGAAATAAAGGTGAGGCCGTATTCGATGAAATTCGGCGCGCGCGGGTCTGGCAGAACGTCGAGCACTACGCCGAGCTCGCCGTTCTCCTCGGTGAGGCGGTAGCGGACCTCGCGGAGAAATCCCAGTCCATAGATCTGCGCCAGCTCACGATCGAGCTCGTCAAAATTCAGTGGCTCTCCCGTGGCGATGCCCAGCCGACTGAGAATCATGTCGTCGGAGTACACCGACTGATTGTTCAGACGAACCCACTGGATAACGCCGGCTGGATTTCGGCAGTCGAGCAGTGCTCGCCGGTAGGCCCGGTAGTCGGCTTCGCTGAGGCTGTAGGGGCGCAGGCGATCAGCCTGCGCCAAGGCGGTCGCTTCGCCGACGGGGATCGCATCGCGAAATTTCTCGAAATCCACCGAGGTCAGCGTGTCTGACAGATCGGGAACCAGCAGCGTGTCTTCCGCCCGCAGCAGCCGGGTCTGCGCGGCGGCACCCTGCACGACCAGCAGGTTGGTCAGCTGCTCGACCATGTCAAACAGGTTGCCGAGCTCGTCGCGCCCGAACAGCGGCGTACCCACGTCGACGGCGATAATCACATCCGCCCCCATATCCCGCGCAATGCCCACGGGCAGGTTGTTGACAATCCCACCATCCACCAGCAGCTGGTTGCCGCGGGGAACGGGTGAAAACGCGCCGGGAATTGACATGCTGGCCCGCATAGCTGCGGCCAGATCGCCCTCCTTCAGCACCACCTCCCGGCCGGTGATAATGTCCGCCGCCACGGCGCGAAAGGGGATGGGGAGGCGGTCAAATTCTTCCTGCTGAGTTTGTCCCAGGGTGATCCGCTTGAGCAGCAGGTTGACCTTTTGGCCGGCCAGCACACCGCCTGGCAGGACCAGCTCTCCCTCCCGGTAGCCGAGTTTTGGTCCGAACAGGTCCAGGTCGTCGTCCCGCTTGCGTCGAAAGCGGCGCTCGATACGGCTCGGCTGGTCGACAAAGAGGTCGTTCCAGTTGAGCTGGTTCATCTGCTGTTCGATCTGCGCGCTGGTCATGCCGGTCGCGTAGAGCCCCCCGATAACCGATCCCATCGAAGTGCCGGTGATGAAGTCGATGGGGACGCGCATGGCCTCCAGCTGTTTCAGCACCCCGATGTGGGCCGCGCCGCGGGCGCCGCCCCCGCCGAGGACCAGCCCGATCCGAGGCCGCTCATCGCTGGTCAGCCGGCAGAAACCGGGTGATGGCTCAGGCGTCTCGGCCCCGCTGACTGGGCTGAGCCAGGTCAGCAGCAAGGTGAGCCACAAAACGAATTTTCGGAAAAAAATACGCACAACTGTTTCTCGCTGGCAGGTTAAGGGGGCATGTTAGCGGGGCAAATCCAGGCGAACGAGCCTAAATATGACCACAGGCTGTAACCTCAGCTTCGCTGGTCCGTATGATGGGGTAATGAAACGACGTTTCCGCCGCCTGGTGAAAGAACACCAGGGCCAGCTCTTTTCGCTGGCTTACCATTTGCTGGGCAATTCGGCCGAAGCCGAAGACGTGGCGCAGGACGTGCTCGTCAAGCTTTGGCAGCACCTGGCTGGGCTCGAAGCCGAGCGGGTAAAACCCTGGCTGCTGCGGGTCACCCGCAACGCCTGCCTGGACCTGCTGCGCCGGCGCCGCTACAGCCAGGCTTACGTTGCCGAAACCGTGGGTGGTGAGCCCCTGGCGGTCACCGAGACCCCGCTGGATCGACTGTCAAGCAGCGATCTCGGGCAGCGGCTGGCCCAGGCGATCCGGGAGCTGGACGAGCCGTTCCGGTCGCTGGTGGTTTTGCGCGACGTCGAAGAACTGAACTATCAGGAAATTGGTCAAACGCTGGATCTGAGCGACAGCCAGGTCAAGGTTTACCTTCACCGAGCGCGTCGCAAGCTGCGCAAGCGCCTTGGGAGTGAATTGGATGACTGACAAACAACTGCCGACGTGGTTTGACGAACGGATTGAAGCCTGGCTCGACGACGAGCTGAGCGGCAGCGAGGCGGCGCTGTTCGAGGCCCGGCTCGCCACCGATCCACTGCTCGAGCGTGAGGTTGAACGCGCGACTCGGCTCGGCGCTCAGCTCCAAGACCTGCCTGCTCTTCAGGCGCCCAGCTCGCTGAGCCGGAACGTCATGGAGATCACCGGCAACACGTTTGCGCTGCCCAAGCTCGCGTTCCCTGCCTGGGGCTGGTCGCTCGGCGGTGCCTGCGCTGCGGCGCTGGCACTGATGGTCACGCTGGGCCCCGGGGTTCTCCCCGGGGGTGAGCCGGAGCTTCAGCCGACGGCACAGGAGCTGGCCAAGGCCCGAGCGGATCTGGCGCTGGCGCTGGGCTATGTGGATCAGGCTGGAGACATGGCGGCCCGTCAGCTGGGCGGCCAGGCGGGCGCGCTGACGGTGCGGGGTCTGCTGGAGCCGGCCCGGCGACTGAACAGTGACGGTGCCGACACGATATGAGGCGACTGGCCAAACTACTGCTGACGGCCCTGCTGCTCGCGCCGCTGGCCGCGGTTGCCCAGGGCTTGACCGACCATCCGGGATTTGTCGACTTTGGTGACCTCGACGGGATCGCCGACGTTGAGCCCACGGTCGAGGTGTCGCTCGGGCCTGCGCTGCTCGGGTTTCTGCGCAAAACGGTTGCCAACGAGGACCCGGAACTCTCCAGCACGCTGGGCAAGCTTCGCGGTATCGAGCTCCGGGTCTTCGAACTGCGCGCCGACCAGCTCGACAACGCCCGCGATCAGGCGCTGTCGATTTCCAAACGTCTGAAGTCGGCAGACTGGGAGCCGGCGCTCCGCGTTCGCGGCGGCGATGGGACGGTCCACATGTTTATGAAAACCCGCGACGAGATCGTAGAGGGCATGGTGGTGATGATCGTGGAATCAGGCGGCGACGCGGTGTTTCTGAACATTGTCGGTGAGATCGATCCGGAGCAGCTCGGCAGCGTTGCCAGTCGCTTCGGCGTTGACCTGGACGACCTATAACGCACTACTCCGGCGTCTTGCCTCGTCGCGCTGGCCGACTGGGCTGCCGGCTGCGGTCCGAAACCCCTGGTCGAGGCGATTCGCAGAGAGACCAGCGAAAGCACGGGTGGTCCACCTGGTAGGGGACAAGCTGCCAGTGATTCGGCAGATTCGGGCTCTCGATCAGATCGTCCGTAGCGGGTACAAACTGCAGCATCAGCAAATCCTCCTTGATGAATGAGCCTCCGTTTTACCGGGGCGCAATGGCCGGCTCGTAACGTCGTTCTGACATTTTTCTGGCAACAGATATCGCTGCAGCTCCGGGTTCTGCTAATCTCGCCGCTGGGCGCGCGCTCCGGCGCGCGCAGTCTCCAGAATTTCGAATACTGAGGTAGCTAATGCAATCCAGCGTCGACCTTTTCGCTGCGGCCTGTGAACGGATCCCCGGCGGCGTCAATTCGCCCGTGAGGGCCTTCAAAGGTGTGGGCGGGGACCCAATTTTTATGCGCCGCGCCGAGGGCTGCCGGCTTTACGACGAGGACGGCAAGGAATACATCGATTACGTGGGTTCCTGGGGTCCGATGCTGGCTGGCCACAACCATCCGAAGGTTCGTGAGGCGGTGGTGGACGCGGCGCAGCAGGGTCTGAGCTTCGGGACCCCGTGCGCCCGTGAGGTCGTGATGGCTGAGCTTCTGTGCCAGCGAGTGCCGGGGCTGGAACTCGTCCGCATGGTGAACTCGGGCACTGAAGCGTGCATGAGCGCGCTGCGTCTGGCCCGCGGGTTCACGGGCCGGGATCGGCTGATCAAGTTTGAGGGTTGCTATCACGGCCACGCGGACTCGTTTCTGGTTAAGGCCGGCAGCGGCGCGCTGACCCTCGGGCAGCCCAATTCCCCCGGCGTGCCCGCCAGCCTCGCCGATCTGACGCTGACGCTGAACTACAACGACATCGATCAGGTACGCGAGGTGATGGCGGAAGTCGGTGACCAGGTCGCCTGCATCATCGTTGAGCCGGTGGCGGGCAATATGAACTGTATTCCGCCGCAGCCCGGCTTTCTTGAGGGCCTGAAAGAAGTCTGCGAGGAGCACGGCTCGGTGCTGATCTTCGATGAGGTCATGACCGGCTTTCGGGTGGCCAAAGGCGGCTGTCAGGAGCGCTTCGGTGTCACCGCCGATCTCTGTACCTTTGGCAAGGTGATCGGCGGCGGCATGCCCGTCGGGGCTTTTGGTGGCCGTCGGGACATTATGGAGCACATTGCGCCGACCGGACCGGTCTACCAGGCCGGCACCCTGTCCGGGAACCCGGTGGCCATGGCGGCCGGCATCGCCAATCTAGAGGTGCTGGCGGAACCGGCGTTCTACGAGCGGCTTGAAGACAAGATCAACTATCTCACCAAGGGCCTGAATGAGGCGGCCGCGGCTGCGGGCATCCCGTTCATGACCCAGCAGGTGGGCTCAATGTTCGGCATGTTCTTCACCGACCAGCCAGCGGTGACTACGTTCGCTGACGTTGAGCGATGTGACGGCGAACGGTTCAAGCGTTTTTTCCATCTCATGCTTGAGCAGGGGGTTTACCTCGCGCCTTCAGCGTTCGAAGCTGGGTTTCTATCGCAGGCCCATGATCATGCGGCCCTCGATCAAACGATCAAGGCTGCGGCGGGAGCGTTTTCCACGCTGGCTGACGGGGCCTGATTAACGAGCGTCCTGGCACGGTAATTCGTTGAGTTTCAGCGCGCGTCCACAAGGCCTGGGGCAAGGCGCGAGCCGCCGGCCAGGGTGGTTCCCTGGCCAAGGTTCGCAACGCCGCCCCAGGCCTTGTGGTGCGCGCCCGAAGGGAGCCCCCTTGCCAACCATAACCGCGTTGCACCGCTTGCCAAGGGCGACGGCCATGGTTGGCACGATGCGCCTTGTTCTTGGCGGCAAGGGGGCTCTGAAATGCAACGAATTACCGTGACAGGACCCTAGCCATGCCGGATTGGCTGTCGGCGATCCTGGAATGGCTGCGGCTTAATCCTCAGCTAGCCGGTCTTGTCATCGGCGCGGTCGCTTTCTTAGAGGGGCTGGCGGTGGTCGGGATTATCGTTCCCGGCATTGTCATTCTCTTTGGGTTCGGGGCGCTCGTGGGCTACGGCGTCCTTGAACTCTGGTCGGTGTGGCTGTGGTGCAGCGCTGGTGCGATCGCCGGCGACGGGTTGAGCTTCTGGCTCGGCCATCACTTCAAAGACCGGGTCCGCGACGTGTGGC
This genomic window contains:
- a CDS encoding M23 family metallopeptidase; this translates as MDDWVCVEPEEHADGINFFARNLKPWPLTLSFRAETSNLKGPNGSVTVSLQGEERSKLAAYTRQQEGKRYRYQYWFDWTVGLQTVDHDDQFLYQLPFPVGERWRIVQGFGSRFSHTGREHYAVDFDMPVGSQINAARGGVVVRVRERHNKACWEKGCGRYANFVVILHDDGTTGEYYHLKKDGALVDVGDRISAGQPIALSGNTGHSTMPHLHFAVYRADTWGRTRSLPFRFGNGGKVLRKPRSGQRLEKQPTP
- a CDS encoding UvrD-helicase domain-containing protein, whose product is MKFQLNPQQQAAVDCCDKPLLVLAGAGSGKTGVITRKVVHLVRGQALLPEKIAAITFTRKAAREMRQRVARQLGDQAAQVWISTFHALGLRILREEAERLGYRPGFSIFDPQDSLTLLREILPDSASRDDLERIRWQISAWKNEGLGPDDAPGEPNTLEVFRGYQERLKHYNAFDFDDLVAQPGALLASDADCRERWQWQFRHVLVDECQDTNSCQYRLLRLLIGARTGLTAVGDDDQSIYGWRGARPDNLEQLQRDFPELSIIKLEQNYRSSGTILKAANALIAHNPHTLSKALWSELGVGDPVALRPCQDPADEADQVVAAILERKFARKAQPGDFAILYRSNHQARALEQALRGHRLPYRVSGGPSWFERGEIKDLICYLRLLANERDDAAFLRVINRPRREIGAGTVDKIAEAAARRGGALLAASRHLPARVAARPAARVRDFVEWLDELKESSLTPGQMLERVVDETGFRDFVAREAGDEATGRSRARSVDEFVKWVSGMEGGLTEVIQQLSLGDEDSSDDNDDRVRLMTLHAAKGLEFPHVFMVGVEEGVLPHRNSLDDGQLEEERRLMYVGITRAQQSLTISWCQARRRFGEVSDEGVSRFVAEIPEELVHRHGAQDVSSPQTAKAHLAGLRDMLGDL
- a CDS encoding patatin-like phospholipase family protein; the encoded protein is MWLTLLLTWLSPVSGAETPEPSPGFCRLTSDERPRIGLVLGGGGARGAAHIGVLKQLEAMRVPIDFITGTSMGSVIGGLYATGMTSAQIEQQMNQLNWNDLFVDQPSRIERRFRRKRDDDLDLFGPKLGYREGELVLPGGVLAGQKVNLLLKRITLGQTQQEEFDRLPIPFRAVAADIITGREVVLKEGDLAAAMRASMSIPGAFSPVPRGNQLLVDGGIVNNLPVGIARDMGADVIIAVDVGTPLFGRDELGNLFDMVEQLTNLLVVQGAAAQTRLLRAEDTLLVPDLSDTLTSVDFEKFRDAIPVGEATALAQADRLRPYSLSEADYRAYRRALLDCRNPAGVIQWVRLNNQSVYSDDMILSRLGIATGEPLNFDELDRELAQIYGLGFLREVRYRLTEENGELGVVLDVLPDPRAPNFIEYGLTFISDANDNAFNLRFGLLKTDIDELGGDWRTVVQIGEEPALFTELYKPFQARAPWYLTARAEIRRDQFRVFEDGERQAEILVDQAQLEFSAGKEFGNSADFSVGLRLGTGDSEVSVGDLGIPNVDFDLGEWFARFRYDHLNDLFFPDTGGFGEIEMLGESGALGADTNFRQVTSTYFYNWLLRDRHHLLLGGTFNTTIDSNAPIYGEFRAGGFGNLSGLEFNELSGQHLALGIAGYRYALNSGGLFPAYLGGTVELGNVWDDRSDISFDSALLHGSLYFGYRSPLGPLYIGVGMGEEGDGTFFIRLGDVFSN
- a CDS encoding sigma-70 family RNA polymerase sigma factor yields the protein MKRRFRRLVKEHQGQLFSLAYHLLGNSAEAEDVAQDVLVKLWQHLAGLEAERVKPWLLRVTRNACLDLLRRRRYSQAYVAETVGGEPLAVTETPLDRLSSSDLGQRLAQAIRELDEPFRSLVVLRDVEELNYQEIGQTLDLSDSQVKVYLHRARRKLRKRLGSELDD
- a CDS encoding DUF4252 domain-containing protein is translated as MRRLAKLLLTALLLAPLAAVAQGLTDHPGFVDFGDLDGIADVEPTVEVSLGPALLGFLRKTVANEDPELSSTLGKLRGIELRVFELRADQLDNARDQALSISKRLKSADWEPALRVRGGDGTVHMFMKTRDEIVEGMVVMIVESGGDAVFLNIVGEIDPEQLGSVASRFGVDLDDL
- the hemL gene encoding glutamate-1-semialdehyde 2,1-aminomutase, which produces MQSSVDLFAAACERIPGGVNSPVRAFKGVGGDPIFMRRAEGCRLYDEDGKEYIDYVGSWGPMLAGHNHPKVREAVVDAAQQGLSFGTPCAREVVMAELLCQRVPGLELVRMVNSGTEACMSALRLARGFTGRDRLIKFEGCYHGHADSFLVKAGSGALTLGQPNSPGVPASLADLTLTLNYNDIDQVREVMAEVGDQVACIIVEPVAGNMNCIPPQPGFLEGLKEVCEEHGSVLIFDEVMTGFRVAKGGCQERFGVTADLCTFGKVIGGGMPVGAFGGRRDIMEHIAPTGPVYQAGTLSGNPVAMAAGIANLEVLAEPAFYERLEDKINYLTKGLNEAAAAAGIPFMTQQVGSMFGMFFTDQPAVTTFADVERCDGERFKRFFHLMLEQGVYLAPSAFEAGFLSQAHDHAALDQTIKAAAGAFSTLADGA